The DNA window TATCGCAGCGAGGCCGGCGAAGTCGATGCGGTGCTGCGCCGGCTCGACCAAGTGCCGTGGTGGTCTTACCTTCCGGCGCGCCATCTGTTCGCGCGCGAGCGCCGGGCGCTGGCGCTGGCGCGCGGCCTGCATGTCGGTCCGGAGCTGCTTTGGGCCGGTCGCGAGGCCCTGGTGCGGGGCTTCATCGACGGGGTGGCATTGCATCTGGCCAAGCCGTTCGGCGACGTCGCCTATTTCAATTCCGCCAAGCAGGCACTGCGGCGGCTCCATCGCGCCGGCATCTGTCATAATGACCTCGCCAAGGAACAGAATTGGCTGCGCGGCAGCGACGGCCGGGCCTACGTCACCGATTTTCAACTGGCGGCCTGCTTCAAAACCCGTGGCCGGCTGTTCCGGATTGCGGCTTACGAGGATCTGCGGCACCTCCTCAAGCACAAACGCAGCTACGCGCCGGACGCGCTGACGCCGAAGGAACGCCAAATTCTAGCACGCAAATCGTTTGTCGCCAGCATCTGGCTTAAGACCGGCAAGAAGGTCTACCGCGCCATCACCCGCGGGCTCTTTAATTTCACCGATCGCGAAGGCGGCGGCCGGCGGCTGGTCAATGACGCCCCTCTTCTGATCGATCTGATCAGGAAAAATCCGGGCGTCCGCGATACCGCCATCGTCGCATTCGCCGACCGGCGCACCGGCGTCGGGCTCTATGCCTTCGTCGAGGCCGACCAGACCGCGCTCGAAGCGCAACTGCGCAACGAACTCGCCGCGGCGAAGGGCCCCAAACCGCCCGAGCATATCCAGGTGGTGCAGGCATTACCGCGCGACAGCGCCGGGAAACCTCGTACCGAGATCCTGCAACTGGTCGCCATGAACCAGCTGGACCTGATCGAGCCGATGATGACGAGCGCGGCAGATCGCGCGTTCCTGAAAAACATTCTGGAATCGCGCAAGAATTTGCGGGACCGGTTCAATTTCG is part of the Bradyrhizobium erythrophlei genome and encodes:
- a CDS encoding serine/threonine protein kinase, which translates into the protein MSLPRDDAAVLSARWTEGVLLKRDVFSTVERGRYRSEAGEVDAVLRRLDQVPWWSYLPARHLFARERRALALARGLHVGPELLWAGREALVRGFIDGVALHLAKPFGDVAYFNSAKQALRRLHRAGICHNDLAKEQNWLRGSDGRAYVTDFQLAACFKTRGRLFRIAAYEDLRHLLKHKRSYAPDALTPKERQILARKSFVASIWLKTGKKVYRAITRGLFNFTDREGGGRRLVNDAPLLIDLIRKNPGVRDTAIVAFADRRTGVGLYAFVEADQTALEAQLRNELAAAKGPKPPEHIQVVQALPRDSAGKPRTEILQLVAMNQLDLIEPMMTSAADRAFLKNILESRKNLRDRFNFEAADLMPPSSTDVITREGG